One window of Chroococcidiopsis sp. TS-821 genomic DNA carries:
- a CDS encoding CBS domain-containing protein yields MPKTVAEVMSRDPIVVRPETPLKEAIQILAEKRISGLPVINDEGKLVGIISETDLMWQETGVTPPAYIMILDSVIYLQNPAKYERDLHKALGQTVGEVMSSDPVTISPDKSLREAAKLMHDREVRRLPVIDTEGKVIGILTRGDVVRAMAADD; encoded by the coding sequence ATGCCTAAGACTGTTGCCGAGGTGATGAGCCGCGATCCAATTGTCGTGCGCCCAGAAACACCGTTAAAGGAAGCGATTCAGATTTTAGCAGAGAAACGCATCAGCGGTTTGCCCGTGATTAACGATGAAGGCAAATTGGTAGGCATTATCTCTGAAACAGACTTGATGTGGCAGGAAACGGGTGTCACTCCGCCTGCATATATCATGATTCTTGATAGTGTGATTTACTTACAAAATCCTGCCAAATACGAGCGCGACTTGCACAAGGCGCTAGGACAAACCGTCGGGGAAGTGATGAGTAGCGATCCAGTGACGATTTCCCCTGATAAGTCTTTAAGAGAGGCTGCCAAGTTAATGCACGATCGCGAAGTTCGTCGCTTACCTGTCATTGATACTGAAGGTAAAGTGATTGGCATTCTCACGCGTGGCGATGTAGTACGGGCAATGGCAGCAGATGACTAA
- a CDS encoding M42 family metallopeptidase, which yields MYDEIFNLIEELVMHHSPSGAEAEINQLLLQRFAALQVEVWRDRADNIIAKLPGQDASRSIAITAHKDEIGAIVKTVGDTGKVEVRKLGGSFPWIYGEGVVDLLGDNETISGILSFGSRHVSHESPQKELQENTPLKWENAWIETKCTPEELEAAGIRPGTRVVVGKHRKRPVRLKDHIASYTLDNKASVAILLALAEQVKQPFVDTYLVASAKEEVGAIGALYFSQKQHLDALIALEICPLAPEYPIESGEAPVILSQDGYGIYDEMLNGQLRKVARKLEMPVQLATLSGFGSDASIAMKFGHVARAACLAFPTQNTHGYEIAHLGAIANCIKLLQAFCEIPFD from the coding sequence ATGTACGACGAAATATTTAACTTGATTGAAGAATTAGTAATGCATCATTCGCCGAGTGGTGCTGAAGCTGAGATTAACCAATTATTACTGCAAAGATTTGCTGCGCTTCAAGTAGAAGTATGGCGCGATCGCGCGGATAATATAATTGCGAAGCTTCCCGGACAAGATGCGAGTCGATCTATTGCCATTACCGCCCACAAAGACGAAATCGGTGCAATAGTCAAAACGGTGGGCGATACGGGCAAAGTCGAAGTCCGCAAGCTAGGAGGTTCTTTTCCTTGGATTTATGGTGAAGGCGTTGTCGATTTACTCGGCGACAACGAAACAATCAGCGGGATTTTGAGCTTTGGTTCGCGTCACGTATCGCACGAGTCGCCGCAAAAAGAATTGCAAGAAAATACTCCACTCAAGTGGGAAAACGCTTGGATTGAGACAAAGTGTACGCCAGAAGAACTTGAAGCTGCGGGAATTCGCCCAGGAACGCGGGTAGTCGTCGGCAAACATCGCAAGCGTCCAGTACGATTAAAAGATCATATTGCGAGTTACACGTTGGATAATAAAGCCTCTGTCGCAATTTTACTGGCATTAGCCGAACAGGTAAAACAGCCCTTTGTTGATACTTATCTTGTGGCTTCGGCAAAAGAAGAAGTGGGCGCAATCGGCGCACTGTATTTTAGTCAAAAACAGCATTTGGATGCTTTGATCGCGTTAGAAATTTGTCCTCTGGCGCCGGAATACCCAATTGAATCGGGAGAAGCACCCGTAATTCTCTCTCAAGATGGATACGGGATTTACGATGAAATGCTCAACGGGCAACTCAGAAAAGTAGCACGCAAGCTAGAAATGCCAGTACAACTTGCAACATTGAGCGGTTTTGGTAGTGATGCTTCGATCGCCATGAAATTTGGTCATGTTGCCCGTGCGGCGTGTTTAGCATTCCCCACACAAAACACCCACGGTTATGAAATTGCGCATTTAGGGGCGATCGCCAACTGCATTAAACTGCTCCAAGCCTTCTGCGAAATTCCCTTCGATTGA
- the lepA gene encoding translation elongation factor 4 yields the protein MTDVPAERIRNFSIIAHIDHGKSTLADRLLQTTGTVEVRQMKEQFLDNMDLERERGITIKLQAARMNYKAQDGQNYVLNLIDTPGHVDFSYEVSRSLAACEGALLVVDASQGVEAQTLANVYLALEHNLEIIPVLNKIDLPGAEPNRVAGEIEEIIGLDCSGAILASAKEGIGIDEILEAIVQRVPPPRNTVNDPLRALIFDSYYDSYRGVIVYFRVMDGTVKKGDRIRLMASGKEYEIDELGVLSPNQKQVDELHAGEVGYLAAAIKAVADARVGDTITLATQPAAEPLPGYTEAKPMVFCGMFPIDADQFEDLRDALEKLKLNDAALNFEPETSSAMGFGFRCGFLGLLHMEIVQERLEREYDLDLIITAPSVVYRVTTTKGEVLYIDNPSTLPAPNEREKIEEPYVQVDMITPETYVGTLMELCQNRRGVFKDMKYLTQGRTTLTYELPLAEVVTDFFDQMKSRSRGYASMEYQLIGYRENPLVKLDILINGDPVDSLAMIVHRDKAYNVGRAMAEKLKELIPRHQFKVPIQAAIGSKVIASEHIPALRKDVLAKCYGGDISRKKKLLQKQAKGKKRMKAVGTVDVPQEAFMAVLRLDQA from the coding sequence ATGACTGACGTCCCCGCAGAGCGCATTCGTAATTTCTCTATTATTGCTCACATCGACCACGGAAAATCAACACTTGCCGATCGCTTGCTGCAAACCACTGGTACAGTAGAAGTCCGGCAAATGAAAGAGCAGTTTCTCGACAACATGGACTTGGAACGGGAGCGCGGCATTACAATTAAGTTGCAGGCGGCTCGGATGAACTACAAAGCACAAGATGGTCAAAATTATGTTTTAAACTTAATTGACACTCCCGGACACGTTGACTTTTCCTATGAAGTGTCGCGGAGTTTAGCTGCGTGCGAAGGTGCGTTGCTTGTCGTCGATGCTTCGCAAGGAGTCGAAGCACAAACTTTAGCGAATGTTTATCTAGCACTAGAGCACAATCTAGAAATTATCCCTGTGTTGAATAAAATCGATTTACCAGGAGCCGAACCAAACCGAGTTGCTGGGGAAATTGAAGAAATTATTGGACTTGATTGTAGTGGGGCAATTCTGGCTTCGGCGAAAGAAGGCATTGGTATTGATGAAATCTTAGAGGCAATTGTTCAGCGCGTCCCGCCACCAAGAAATACTGTTAACGATCCCTTACGCGCGTTGATTTTTGACAGCTACTACGACAGTTACCGAGGTGTTATTGTTTATTTCCGCGTGATGGATGGTACGGTCAAAAAAGGCGATCGCATTCGTCTGATGGCATCAGGGAAAGAATACGAAATTGACGAGTTGGGCGTTCTTTCTCCGAATCAAAAACAAGTAGACGAACTTCACGCAGGAGAAGTAGGCTATCTCGCCGCTGCCATTAAAGCGGTAGCAGACGCACGGGTAGGTGACACAATTACCTTAGCCACACAACCAGCTGCAGAACCATTACCAGGTTATACCGAGGCTAAACCAATGGTATTTTGTGGCATGTTTCCCATCGACGCCGATCAGTTTGAAGATTTGCGCGATGCATTGGAGAAGCTGAAACTGAACGACGCAGCTTTGAATTTTGAACCCGAAACGTCGAGCGCCATGGGTTTTGGCTTCCGTTGCGGCTTTTTAGGATTACTGCACATGGAAATTGTGCAAGAACGCTTAGAGCGCGAGTACGATCTCGATTTGATTATTACCGCCCCTTCTGTGGTTTACCGCGTTACAACAACTAAGGGTGAGGTTTTGTATATTGATAACCCCAGTACGCTACCCGCGCCCAACGAACGCGAAAAAATTGAAGAACCGTACGTTCAAGTAGACATGATTACACCAGAAACCTATGTCGGAACTTTGATGGAATTGTGTCAGAATCGGCGCGGTGTTTTTAAAGATATGAAGTATTTGACACAAGGGCGCACAACATTAACGTATGAGTTACCACTTGCTGAAGTTGTCACTGACTTTTTCGATCAAATGAAGTCGCGATCGCGCGGATATGCCAGCATGGAGTATCAACTGATCGGCTACCGCGAAAACCCACTCGTCAAACTCGATATCTTGATTAATGGCGATCCTGTCGATTCCCTGGCGATGATTGTGCATCGCGATAAAGCCTACAATGTAGGACGAGCAATGGCAGAAAAGCTCAAAGAACTCATTCCCCGCCATCAATTTAAAGTTCCGATTCAGGCAGCGATTGGTAGTAAAGTGATTGCTAGCGAACACATCCCAGCTTTGCGTAAAGACGTGTTAGCGAAGTGCTACGGTGGTGATATCAGCCGGAAGAAAAAGCTCCTACAAAAGCAGGCTAAAGGTAAAAAGCGCATGAAAGCTGTAGGAACTGTGGATGTCCCGCAAGAGGCGTTTATGGCAGTGCTACGGTTGGATCAAGCCTAA
- a CDS encoding TrkA family potassium uptake protein produces the protein MKSSFRNIILGAIAFVSTIIVAVMGYILAGWSLLDAIYMSAITIFGVGYGEVRPITSPALRVFTILVIVAGYTSVVFIVSGIVQMVTEGEINKALHSRRREREMEKLQQHVIICGFGRIGEILARRLVRVNQPFVVIDSNGDRVAKAEAKGYFVKQGNAADETILHAVGIQRAKALATVLPDDAINVFITLTARELNPNLQIIARGELPSTEKKLRLAGADQVVLPAAIGAERMAHMITHPAAMDFLEQDDGRNTLNELLAEIDVQVDELAIPADSPLANQTVSDIEIRGKGAFIVVALRKNDGTMIIHPKHEMLLEVGDTVIVMGHRGDIPQFAKNYVLRRDIRYRGSRK, from the coding sequence ATGAAAAGCTCGTTTAGGAATATTATTCTTGGGGCGATCGCGTTTGTCTCCACCATTATCGTTGCAGTGATGGGGTATATTCTCGCAGGCTGGAGTTTGTTGGATGCAATTTATATGTCAGCTATCACCATTTTTGGTGTAGGCTATGGCGAAGTACGCCCAATCACTTCACCCGCACTGCGAGTTTTTACAATCTTGGTAATAGTTGCAGGCTATACTTCTGTCGTCTTTATCGTCAGTGGTATCGTGCAGATGGTGACAGAAGGTGAAATTAATAAAGCGCTACACTCTCGACGCAGGGAACGCGAAATGGAAAAGCTACAGCAGCACGTCATCATTTGTGGTTTTGGGCGTATTGGGGAGATCTTGGCACGACGTTTAGTACGCGTCAATCAGCCTTTTGTCGTGATAGATAGTAATGGCGATCGCGTTGCGAAAGCCGAAGCCAAAGGTTATTTTGTCAAGCAAGGTAATGCAGCGGATGAGACCATATTACATGCCGTCGGAATTCAACGAGCAAAAGCTTTAGCAACTGTCCTTCCTGATGATGCGATTAATGTCTTTATCACGCTAACCGCCCGCGAACTTAACCCCAATTTACAAATCATTGCGCGTGGCGAGTTACCATCAACCGAGAAGAAACTTCGCCTAGCTGGTGCAGATCAAGTTGTTTTACCAGCGGCGATCGGTGCTGAGAGAATGGCACATATGATTACGCATCCTGCTGCAATGGACTTTTTAGAGCAAGATGACGGGCGCAATACTCTAAACGAACTGCTTGCAGAAATTGACGTACAAGTTGATGAATTGGCAATTCCCGCAGATTCACCTTTGGCAAATCAAACAGTAAGCGATATCGAAATTCGCGGAAAAGGTGCTTTTATTGTCGTCGCCTTGCGTAAAAACGACGGTACAATGATTATCCATCCCAAACACGAAATGTTACTCGAAGTTGGCGATACAGTAATTGTCATGGGACATCGCGGCGATATCCCCCAGTTTGCTAAGAATTACGTGTTAAGACGCGATATTAGATACCGAGGTTCGCGAAAATAG
- a CDS encoding ABC transporter ATP-binding protein — MNVPIKLYTKLLGGYLKPQQGRVTLFAVALLTSIGLQVLSPQILGYFIDTSIAGASGQVLFVAALLFIGAAFLTQILSVVATYLGENVAWTATNALRADIVEHCIQLDLSFYKSRTSGELLERVDGDVNVLSRFFSQLAIHTLGNAILLVGILVALFFENELAGFSLTLFSLFALTILLSLHSFAVAPWTTYLQVSAEFFGFIGEHLVGREDIRANGAVSYVMRRFHQILQRWLPVYQKARLTSTILWSTSVGLFTVGNAIALAVSAYLWNQNAITIGSAYLIFHYTNLLNQPIERIREELEELQQVEASIHRIREILQVQSRLSTGGDRILPQGALSVSCEQIWFSYELVQQTASNYLTPQEWTLQDISFYLPAGQVLGLLGRTGSGKTTLARLLLRFYDAQLGCIRLGDVAIAQTPLTTLRQRVGLVTQDVQLFQASVRDNLTFFDSTISDVQIQQTLEMLGLGTWLRSLPEELDTQLDSNSGGLSAGQAQLLTFARVFLKNPGLVILDEASSRLDPVTEHLIEQAIDRLLNRCTGIIIAHRLQTVQRADQILILDRGRILEYGDRQSLLNNPHSRFSQLLKAGTTDFLV; from the coding sequence ATGAATGTTCCTATTAAACTGTATACCAAGCTACTAGGTGGCTATTTAAAGCCGCAGCAAGGACGCGTTACGCTGTTTGCAGTTGCATTGCTGACAAGTATTGGCTTACAAGTTCTGAGTCCGCAAATTCTAGGATATTTTATTGATACTTCAATTGCTGGCGCATCTGGGCAAGTTTTATTTGTTGCAGCGCTACTTTTCATTGGTGCTGCATTCTTAACACAGATATTATCGGTTGTTGCAACCTATTTAGGCGAAAACGTTGCGTGGACTGCAACTAATGCACTTAGAGCAGATATTGTAGAACACTGCATTCAATTAGATTTATCGTTTTATAAATCACGTACATCGGGCGAACTATTAGAAAGAGTAGATGGTGATGTCAACGTTTTATCGCGCTTCTTTTCGCAATTAGCAATTCATACATTAGGTAATGCCATCCTCTTAGTAGGTATTTTAGTTGCGCTGTTTTTCGAGAATGAGTTAGCAGGATTTAGCTTAACGCTATTTTCGCTCTTTGCCTTAACGATATTACTGAGTTTACATTCTTTTGCGGTAGCACCTTGGACAACTTATTTACAAGTCAGTGCGGAATTTTTTGGCTTTATTGGAGAACACTTAGTCGGAAGAGAAGATATTCGGGCGAATGGTGCTGTTAGCTACGTAATGCGGCGTTTTCATCAAATTTTGCAACGCTGGTTGCCAGTTTACCAAAAAGCTCGGTTGACAAGTACGATACTTTGGTCAACTTCTGTTGGTTTATTCACAGTTGGAAATGCGATCGCCCTTGCAGTAAGTGCGTACCTTTGGAATCAAAACGCGATTACTATTGGCAGTGCTTACCTGATTTTTCACTACACTAACTTACTCAATCAACCTATCGAGCGCATCCGCGAAGAACTCGAAGAATTGCAACAAGTCGAAGCGAGTATTCACCGCATCCGCGAAATCTTACAAGTACAGTCGCGTTTAAGTACAGGAGGCGATCGCATTCTTCCCCAAGGTGCGCTATCAGTATCTTGCGAACAAATTTGGTTCTCTTACGAATTAGTGCAGCAAACAGCTTCAAATTACCTTACGCCTCAAGAATGGACACTTCAAGACATCTCGTTTTATCTTCCTGCGGGTCAAGTTTTAGGTTTGTTAGGTCGTACAGGTAGTGGTAAAACCACATTAGCGCGATTGTTACTAAGGTTTTATGACGCGCAATTAGGCTGCATTCGTTTAGGAGATGTGGCGATCGCCCAAACCCCACTCACAACACTGCGACAACGTGTTGGTTTAGTTACGCAAGATGTGCAACTCTTTCAAGCGAGTGTGCGTGATAATCTGACCTTTTTTGATTCCACAATTTCTGATGTCCAAATTCAGCAGACCTTAGAAATGTTAGGACTCGGAACTTGGTTGCGATCGCTTCCTGAAGAACTCGACACTCAGCTTGATTCTAATAGCGGTGGACTTTCTGCTGGACAAGCACAACTTTTAACTTTCGCCCGCGTTTTTCTCAAAAACCCTGGTTTAGTCATTCTTGATGAAGCATCTTCACGCCTCGATCCTGTCACTGAACACTTAATTGAACAAGCTATCGATAGATTACTCAACCGCTGCACAGGAATTATTATTGCCCATCGCTTACAAACGGTACAACGCGCCGATCAAATTTTGATTTTAGATCGAGGACGCATACTAGAGTACGGCGATCGCCAAAGCTTGCTCAATAACCCGCATTCTCGTTTCTCCCAATTATTAAAAGCAGGAACAACTGATTTTTTGGTGTAA
- a CDS encoding ATP-binding protein: MNVNVNHSQLPLSEQSLDLLDTMPTSLAIIGAELAFIQNADGCYLAFDWQQAKENGITNEQIVGTTLDGVFGPVEQKEYREKLRKVIQSASPQQYQCWFRCAEKRLLLDIIIVPVLTASHRTDTVLVIGRSWQGQAVTTANHSIAASSNLKKQLTQIARNIRRTLDLDIIWQQAVDSLGKALGATQCVIYSYLPEPGYLRAVAEYTSKPIPSMLGLELAIAQEPSFCQALATLQPIVIEKTNPYTHSQQVQLIVATCYQDQPNGLISLVYDRTQPNQDCPQQWSVTDIELVGEVADQIGTAIAHATLYKELELARQQAEEASRLKSEFLANTSHEIRTPLNGMIGFLKLILEGMADDPQEQQEFIQEAYSSAIHLLDIINDILDIAKIEAGKMELELGPVKLDELFVAVEEFTRTQAEQKNLSFHIYMPDTSDEIILHGNYQRLKQVLLNLVSNALKFTHEGGITISADVVRKKFTFQNQEFPGLVKVRVADTGIGVSLDKQDKLFQSFSQVDGSRTRQYGGTGLGLTISQKLVEAMGGTVNFYSMGEGLGSTVTFTVPLYQVPVMVSMPTEDFDV, translated from the coding sequence ATGAATGTTAACGTTAATCATTCTCAACTGCCACTATCAGAGCAAAGCTTAGACTTGCTCGACACGATGCCTACTTCGCTAGCAATTATAGGTGCAGAGTTAGCTTTTATACAAAATGCAGACGGTTGTTACTTAGCTTTTGATTGGCAACAGGCAAAGGAAAATGGAATTACCAACGAGCAAATAGTAGGAACGACGCTCGACGGAGTGTTTGGTCCAGTCGAACAAAAGGAGTATCGCGAAAAGCTTCGAAAAGTTATCCAGAGTGCAAGTCCCCAACAGTATCAGTGTTGGTTTCGCTGTGCCGAGAAACGATTGTTGTTAGACATTATTATTGTGCCAGTACTAACAGCTAGCCATCGAACAGATACAGTTTTGGTTATCGGGCGATCGTGGCAAGGACAAGCTGTAACAACCGCAAATCACTCGATAGCAGCATCCTCCAATCTCAAAAAACAGTTAACGCAAATTGCCCGTAACATCCGTCGGACGTTAGATTTAGATATTATTTGGCAGCAAGCAGTTGATAGCTTAGGTAAAGCCTTAGGCGCAACGCAATGCGTTATTTATTCGTACTTGCCAGAACCAGGTTATCTCCGCGCGGTTGCAGAATACACTTCAAAGCCGATTCCTTCGATGCTAGGGTTAGAATTGGCAATCGCGCAAGAACCAAGCTTTTGCCAAGCACTCGCAACGCTACAACCAATTGTCATCGAGAAAACTAACCCATACACGCATTCTCAGCAGGTACAACTGATTGTTGCTACCTGTTATCAAGATCAACCTAACGGGTTGATTAGTTTAGTCTATGACAGGACTCAACCAAACCAAGACTGCCCGCAACAGTGGAGTGTCACTGACATAGAACTTGTGGGAGAAGTCGCAGATCAAATTGGTACTGCGATCGCCCACGCGACACTTTATAAAGAACTCGAACTTGCGCGCCAACAAGCTGAAGAAGCCTCGCGACTTAAAAGCGAATTTCTCGCAAATACTTCGCACGAGATCCGCACGCCACTTAACGGCATGATCGGCTTCTTAAAATTAATTTTGGAGGGCATGGCAGACGACCCCCAAGAGCAGCAAGAATTTATTCAAGAAGCCTATTCTTCGGCGATTCATTTGCTCGATATTATCAATGATATTTTGGACATTGCCAAAATAGAAGCGGGCAAAATGGAACTAGAACTAGGTCCTGTCAAGCTTGACGAACTCTTTGTTGCTGTAGAAGAATTTACTCGCACCCAAGCAGAACAGAAAAACTTAAGCTTTCACATCTACATGCCGGATACCTCAGATGAAATCATTCTGCACGGTAACTATCAAAGGCTCAAGCAGGTGCTACTCAATTTAGTCAGCAATGCGCTAAAATTTACGCACGAAGGCGGAATTACAATTAGTGCTGATGTTGTCCGGAAGAAATTTACCTTCCAAAATCAGGAATTTCCAGGGTTAGTGAAAGTCCGCGTTGCGGATACAGGAATTGGTGTTTCGCTCGACAAACAAGACAAACTCTTTCAATCGTTTAGTCAAGTAGATGGCTCGCGGACGCGACAATACGGCGGTACGGGTTTAGGACTGACAATTTCGCAAAAGTTAGTAGAAGCAATGGGCGGTACGGTTAACTTCTACAGTATGGGCGAAGGACTCGGCTCAACCGTGACATTTACTGTGCCACTGTATCAAGTCCCTGTGATGGTATCAATGCCAACAGAAGATTTTGACGTGTAA
- a CDS encoding ABC transporter ATP-binding protein: protein MKNSVSIWQLLWRMILYAPRLYSADTILWLFIMGLPAIPGLLIREFFNTLTNNSQLNVSPQTLIAFLLATGLARILAIFSGRVTKTQHRFTMSSLLRHNLLSQLLQRPGAQPLSTADIDTVSPGEVLSYFREDATQVEDNVVGTNEILGEGVFAFVALAILFSVNVWLTLFVFLPLVAIAIVIQRAETRIKRYRRASRQATQNVTGLIGEIFNSVQAIQVAGAEQPVLTRFRQLNQQRQRLMVQDQVFTAILNSILQNLVSVGTGLILLVSALSRSAIEISVGDFALFVYYLSFVTEFISSLGGFLALSKQTKVSFERMGSLVQDDGVLAATNLVAPQPLYLDNLWGKKPKLPLVVQPYRDEQSYLNKLQAVNLTYFYPGSNRGIVDINLTLQRGNITVITGRIGSGKTTLLRVLLGLLPKQAGTIYWNGKEVTDPANFFVPPRSAYTPQVPQLFSGTLQENITLGLQQGNIEQAIALAAFDRDLATMPEGLETVIGTKGMRLSGGQLQRAAAARMFVHQPELLVFDDLSSALDIETEQLVWSRLFAASTQDKIAESTWQPTCLAVSHRPAVLSRADNIIVLAEGRVVVEGRFDEIKPYIGSLE from the coding sequence ATGAAAAACTCTGTTTCTATTTGGCAACTTCTTTGGCGGATGATTCTGTATGCGCCAAGACTTTATTCAGCCGACACCATCCTGTGGCTATTTATCATGGGATTACCTGCGATTCCAGGCTTACTTATCCGCGAGTTCTTTAATACTCTCACTAATAACTCACAACTCAACGTATCTCCGCAAACACTTATTGCCTTCTTATTAGCAACAGGGTTAGCAAGAATTCTCGCAATTTTTTCAGGTCGCGTGACCAAAACTCAGCATCGGTTTACGATGAGTTCGCTGCTACGTCACAATCTTTTATCACAATTGCTACAACGCCCAGGCGCACAACCTTTAAGTACAGCAGATATTGATACAGTATCTCCTGGAGAAGTATTGAGTTATTTTCGCGAAGATGCTACCCAAGTTGAAGATAACGTCGTTGGTACAAATGAAATTTTAGGCGAAGGAGTCTTTGCGTTTGTTGCGTTGGCGATCCTTTTCAGCGTCAATGTGTGGTTGACTTTATTTGTATTTCTGCCATTAGTTGCGATCGCGATCGTCATTCAACGTGCTGAAACCCGCATCAAACGCTATCGTCGTGCGAGTCGTCAAGCGACGCAAAACGTGACAGGCTTAATTGGTGAAATTTTTAATTCCGTACAAGCAATTCAAGTTGCTGGTGCAGAACAACCTGTACTAACGCGGTTTCGGCAACTTAATCAACAACGGCAGCGATTAATGGTGCAGGATCAAGTGTTTACCGCGATCCTGAATTCAATTTTACAGAATCTTGTTAGCGTCGGCACAGGGTTAATCTTGCTAGTAAGTGCATTATCAAGAAGTGCAATCGAAATCAGTGTAGGAGACTTTGCGCTGTTTGTTTACTATTTGTCATTTGTAACTGAGTTTATCAGTTCCTTGGGAGGTTTTCTCGCACTATCCAAGCAGACTAAAGTATCTTTTGAACGCATGGGTTCATTGGTACAAGACGATGGCGTACTTGCTGCAACTAATCTCGTTGCACCTCAACCATTGTATTTAGATAATCTTTGGGGAAAAAAGCCTAAGCTACCATTAGTTGTACAACCTTACCGCGATGAACAGAGTTATCTTAATAAGTTGCAGGCAGTTAACTTAACATATTTCTACCCTGGTAGCAATCGGGGAATTGTTGATATAAACTTAACACTACAACGCGGTAACATTACTGTCATTACAGGTCGCATTGGCTCTGGCAAAACAACACTACTACGTGTCCTACTTGGGTTATTACCTAAACAAGCTGGCACAATATATTGGAATGGAAAGGAAGTGACAGATCCTGCTAATTTCTTTGTACCTCCTCGCAGTGCCTATACGCCACAAGTTCCGCAGTTATTTAGCGGTACTCTTCAAGAAAATATTACGCTGGGATTGCAACAAGGAAACATCGAGCAAGCGATCGCTCTTGCTGCTTTTGACCGCGATCTTGCTACCATGCCTGAGGGGCTAGAAACTGTAATTGGCACCAAAGGAATGCGGCTTTCGGGAGGACAGTTACAACGCGCAGCAGCAGCGCGGATGTTTGTTCATCAACCAGAATTGCTCGTCTTTGACGATCTTTCTAGCGCGCTTGATATTGAAACTGAACAACTTGTCTGGTCGCGTCTCTTTGCTGCAAGTACACAAGATAAAATAGCAGAATCCACATGGCAACCCACTTGTCTTGCAGTTTCCCACCGTCCTGCTGTTCTTTCTCGTGCTGACAATATTATTGTCCTGGCTGAAGGTAGAGTTGTCGTTGAGGGAAGATTTGATGAGATCAAACCTTACATCGGTAGTCTTGAATAA